The following are encoded together in the Bradyrhizobium algeriense genome:
- a CDS encoding folate-binding protein has protein sequence MKAAFLPDRGVVKVSGEDARNFLNGLVTTDVTLLQPGLGRFGALLTPQGKITADFLITEAPAGHGGGFLIDAPRALAQNLADKLGFYKLRAKVAVENISDSMGVLAVWEGEPAVKPDLAFADPRHEGLGWRILVPEDLKHKVAGLIGADLVDSDAYEAHRIALGVPRGGLDFMYSDAFPHETNMDRLHGVDFDKGCYVGQEVVSRMQHRGTARTRIVRVTLEDFSPETGVAVLGGDKQLGTMGSTAGGHGLALVRIDRVADALDAGLPLTAGGLAIRLTDPNDVRTPPKQTVA, from the coding sequence ATGAAAGCAGCGTTTCTTCCGGACCGGGGCGTGGTCAAGGTCAGCGGCGAGGATGCCCGCAACTTCCTCAACGGCCTCGTCACCACAGACGTCACGCTGCTGCAGCCCGGCCTTGGCCGGTTCGGCGCGCTGCTGACGCCGCAGGGCAAGATCACGGCCGATTTCCTGATCACCGAAGCCCCCGCCGGCCATGGCGGCGGCTTCCTGATCGATGCGCCCCGCGCGCTGGCGCAGAACCTCGCCGACAAGCTCGGCTTCTATAAGCTGCGCGCCAAGGTCGCGGTGGAGAACATCTCCGACAGCATGGGCGTGCTGGCGGTATGGGAGGGCGAGCCGGCCGTGAAGCCCGATCTGGCTTTTGCCGATCCGCGGCATGAGGGTCTTGGCTGGCGCATTCTCGTGCCCGAAGATCTCAAGCATAAAGTCGCCGGTCTGATCGGCGCCGATCTCGTCGACAGTGACGCCTACGAGGCCCATCGCATCGCCTTGGGCGTGCCGCGCGGCGGGCTCGATTTCATGTACAGCGACGCGTTTCCGCATGAGACAAATATGGACCGCCTGCACGGCGTCGATTTCGACAAGGGCTGCTATGTCGGCCAGGAAGTGGTGTCGCGGATGCAGCATCGCGGCACCGCGCGGACGCGGATCGTGCGCGTCACGCTCGAAGACTTTTCGCCGGAGACCGGCGTCGCCGTTCTCGGTGGCGACAAGCAGCTCGGCACCATGGGATCTACCGCCGGCGGCCATGGCCTCGCGCTGGTCCGGATCGACCGCGTTGCGGACGCGCTCGATGCGGGACTGCCGTTGACGGCCGGCGGCCTTGCGATCCGGCTGACCGACCCGAACGACGTTCGCACCCCACCGAAGCAGACCGTCGCATGA
- a CDS encoding DNA-3-methyladenine glycosylase I, whose protein sequence is MSKSARLHPDGKLRCPWPGEDPFYMAYHDTEWGVPEYDDRALYEKLILDGFQAGLSWITILRKRENFRKAFDDFQPEKIARYSDKKIHALMNDAGIVRNRAKIEGAVNSAKAYLKIMEEGAGFSKFLWEFVDGKPVVNQFKTTASVPASTPVSIKISKELGARGFKFVGPTIVYAFMQATGMVNDHLVTCFCHENCSGKLRKPRLKAK, encoded by the coding sequence ATGAGCAAATCTGCGCGCCTGCACCCCGACGGCAAGCTGCGGTGCCCGTGGCCGGGCGAAGACCCGTTCTACATGGCCTATCACGACACTGAATGGGGCGTCCCCGAATACGACGACCGGGCGCTCTATGAAAAATTGATCCTCGACGGCTTCCAGGCTGGACTGTCGTGGATCACGATCCTGCGCAAGCGCGAGAACTTCCGCAAAGCGTTCGACGATTTTCAGCCGGAAAAGATCGCGCGCTACAGCGACAAGAAGATCCACGCGCTGATGAACGATGCCGGCATCGTGCGCAACCGCGCCAAGATCGAAGGCGCCGTCAACAGCGCCAAGGCCTATCTGAAGATCATGGAAGAAGGCGCGGGCTTCTCCAAGTTCCTGTGGGAGTTCGTCGACGGCAAGCCTGTCGTCAATCAGTTCAAGACCACGGCCAGCGTACCGGCCTCGACGCCGGTCTCGATCAAGATTTCAAAGGAGCTCGGCGCCCGCGGCTTCAAGTTCGTCGGCCCGACCATCGTCTACGCCTTCATGCAGGCCACCGGCATGGTCAACGACCATCTGGTCACCTGCTTCTGCCACGAGAACTGCAGCGGCAAACTTCGCAAGCCCCGCCTCAAGGCCAAATGA
- a CDS encoding HD family hydrolase has product MTARKTSSIANRAWQRMLSGRRLDLLDPSPLDIEIADIAHGLARVARWNGQTSGAHIFSVAQHTLLVETVMREQMPRVDARFRLAALLHDAPEYVIGDMISPFKAVLGGDYKVVEKRLLAAIHIRFGLPPVLADEITKAIKAADRGAAYLEATHLAGFSEGEAKRLFGRDPGLPEATVRDYLTPWTAARAEKQFLARFKLLLG; this is encoded by the coding sequence ATGACGGCGCGCAAAACGTCCAGCATCGCCAATCGCGCCTGGCAGCGAATGCTGTCGGGGCGACGGCTCGACCTGCTCGACCCCTCCCCGCTCGATATCGAGATCGCCGACATTGCCCATGGCCTGGCGCGCGTCGCACGCTGGAACGGGCAGACCAGCGGCGCGCATATTTTCTCGGTGGCGCAGCACACGCTGCTGGTGGAAACCGTCATGCGCGAACAGATGCCGCGCGTCGACGCCCGCTTCCGGCTCGCAGCGCTGCTGCACGACGCGCCGGAATATGTCATCGGCGACATGATCTCGCCGTTCAAAGCCGTGCTCGGCGGCGACTACAAGGTGGTGGAGAAGCGCCTGCTGGCGGCGATCCATATTCGCTTCGGCCTGCCGCCGGTTCTGGCGGACGAAATTACCAAGGCCATCAAGGCGGCCGATCGCGGCGCGGCCTATCTCGAAGCCACCCATCTGGCCGGATTTTCGGAAGGAGAGGCGAAACGCCTGTTCGGCAGAGACCCCGGCCTGCCCGAGGCCACGGTGCGCGATTATCTGACGCCGTGGACCGCGGCCCGGGCCGAGAAGCAGTTTTTGGCGCGATTCAAGCTGCTGCTCGGTTGA
- a CDS encoding tyrosine phosphatase family protein translates to MLHVCSLAALPETVRATGASHILTVMANVDQVLRPASVLEANHLRVSMDDITEQMDGFVAPSDLHIERVLSFVRNWDRSAPMVVHCYAGISRSTASAFAAACALNPHRNEIEIARQIRARSPIASPNRLIVSLADKALGRDGRMLRALDEMGPGSMTVEGRPFQLDLE, encoded by the coding sequence ATGCTTCACGTCTGTTCGCTTGCCGCACTTCCCGAGACCGTCAGAGCCACCGGCGCCAGCCATATCCTCACCGTGATGGCCAATGTCGATCAGGTGCTGCGGCCAGCTTCGGTGCTCGAGGCCAACCATCTGAGGGTGTCGATGGACGACATCACCGAGCAGATGGACGGCTTTGTCGCGCCGTCGGACCTGCATATCGAGAGGGTGCTGAGCTTCGTCCGCAACTGGGACCGCAGCGCGCCGATGGTGGTGCATTGCTATGCCGGCATCAGCCGCTCGACCGCGAGCGCCTTCGCCGCCGCCTGCGCTCTCAATCCGCACCGCAACGAGATCGAGATTGCCCGGCAAATTCGCGCCCGCTCTCCGATTGCTTCCCCGAACCGGCTGATCGTCAGCCTCGCTGACAAGGCGCTCGGGCGCGACGGCCGGATGCTGCGCGCGCTCGACGAGATGGGCCCGGGCAGCATGACCGTCGAAGGCCGGCCGTTCCAGCTCGATCTGGAATAG
- a CDS encoding DUF2339 domain-containing protein: protein MLDDPFVFFALVIAIVALIFARKAMNQVAELRQRLEAIQATPAAAAAPVPPPLTPFEAFEQTLPPAAAAPTPPPIVPDVAPVAPSETPEQATSAAAAPPPPLPQPDRGFEETIGTRWVVWIGGLTLALGGFFMVRYSIEAGLLGPGVRTMLGGLFAAALLLAGEWTRRKESISTIETLPIANIPAILTAAGTAVAFATVYAAYALYGFLVPATAFVLLGLVALGTLAAALLHGPALAGLGVVGAFVTPVLVSSDKPDFWALYIYLAIVTAAAFGLARVRLWRWLAVTAIVFALLWTFPCLQCGPSMVGPHAFHVLAGFILVALLVVCGFMFGPPADEGQVEPISSGSLAAYLLGATLIVLNSFHADTAMIVFGLLVAGSLLVAWRSDAAAGAVGAAAALVFVVFAEWAVRANADMLVLPGGPLSGIGPNATDGSVSLHLISAAIFAAGFGVAGFLAQGRSIGPIIPVIWSAAAVFTPLALLVALYARIVHLDRSIPFAVLAVALAAAYAAATEVLAKREDRPGLQASIALFATGSLAALALALTFALEKGWLTIALALMSAGTAWISTQRPIPFLRSLAAILAAIVVLRIADDPRIVGTAVGTTPIFNWLLWGYGIPALSFWAGSILLRRGGDDAPLRTVEAAAILFTVLLAFMEIRHAVNQGDVYHQSAGLTEVALQVCVALAMAIGLERLRIRTGSVIHNAGAILLTAFAGLAAVFGLLMLENPILWYIDVGGAVINLLLLGYALPAVLALLLSYAVAGRRPVSYANTIAAGALILALAYMTFEIRRIYHGPVMSVGPTTGAEQYTYSIAYLAFGVVLLGIGILFNSQRARLASAVVIALTILKAFLIDMSTLTGVYRALSFMCLGLVLVAIGWLYQRILFRRQAASPPPAPAASSGS from the coding sequence ATGCTCGACGATCCCTTCGTTTTCTTCGCGCTCGTGATCGCGATCGTCGCGCTGATTTTTGCGCGGAAGGCCATGAATCAGGTGGCGGAGCTGCGCCAGCGCCTGGAGGCGATCCAGGCGACGCCGGCGGCCGCCGCGGCACCCGTGCCTCCGCCGCTCACGCCATTCGAAGCGTTCGAGCAGACCCTGCCGCCGGCCGCGGCCGCGCCGACACCACCGCCCATCGTACCCGACGTCGCGCCCGTTGCGCCGTCCGAGACGCCGGAGCAGGCCACAAGCGCCGCGGCGGCACCGCCACCACCGCTGCCTCAGCCCGATCGTGGCTTCGAGGAAACGATCGGCACCCGCTGGGTGGTGTGGATCGGCGGGCTGACGCTGGCGCTCGGTGGATTCTTCATGGTGCGCTATTCGATCGAGGCCGGCCTGCTCGGCCCGGGCGTCCGCACCATGCTGGGCGGCCTGTTTGCTGCGGCTCTACTGCTGGCCGGCGAATGGACGCGCCGCAAAGAGAGCATCTCCACGATCGAGACCCTGCCGATCGCCAACATCCCGGCCATCCTGACGGCTGCAGGAACAGCCGTGGCGTTTGCCACGGTGTACGCCGCCTATGCGCTATATGGCTTTCTGGTGCCCGCCACCGCGTTCGTCCTGCTTGGGCTGGTGGCGCTGGGCACGCTTGCCGCGGCACTCTTGCACGGGCCGGCGCTCGCTGGTCTCGGCGTCGTCGGCGCCTTTGTCACGCCTGTCCTGGTCTCGTCCGACAAGCCGGACTTCTGGGCGCTCTACATCTATCTCGCGATCGTCACCGCTGCCGCTTTCGGACTTGCGCGTGTCAGGCTGTGGCGCTGGCTCGCGGTTACCGCGATCGTGTTCGCGCTGCTATGGACGTTCCCTTGCCTGCAATGCGGCCCATCGATGGTCGGCCCGCATGCGTTCCACGTGCTCGCCGGTTTCATTCTTGTCGCCCTGCTCGTAGTGTGCGGCTTCATGTTCGGCCCACCCGCCGACGAGGGGCAGGTCGAGCCGATCTCTTCCGGCTCGCTTGCGGCCTATCTGCTCGGCGCCACCTTGATCGTGCTGAACAGTTTTCATGCCGACACCGCGATGATCGTGTTCGGCCTCTTGGTGGCCGGCAGTCTCCTGGTCGCCTGGCGCAGCGATGCCGCCGCCGGCGCGGTCGGGGCTGCCGCTGCATTGGTCTTTGTCGTATTCGCTGAATGGGCCGTTCGCGCCAATGCCGACATGCTGGTGCTGCCCGGCGGCCCGTTGTCAGGCATCGGACCGAACGCCACGGACGGATCGGTGTCGCTGCATCTGATTTCGGCCGCGATCTTCGCCGCAGGTTTTGGTGTGGCGGGCTTCCTGGCGCAGGGTCGCTCCATCGGACCAATCATACCGGTGATCTGGTCGGCCGCGGCGGTCTTCACGCCGCTGGCGCTGCTGGTCGCACTCTACGCCCGCATCGTCCATCTCGATCGTTCGATCCCGTTCGCGGTTCTCGCGGTCGCGCTCGCCGCGGCCTATGCCGCTGCGACCGAGGTCCTCGCCAAGCGCGAAGACCGTCCGGGACTGCAGGCCTCAATCGCGCTGTTTGCGACCGGCTCGCTCGCCGCGCTGGCGCTAGCGCTGACATTCGCGCTGGAAAAAGGCTGGCTCACGATTGCGCTGGCGTTGATGTCAGCAGGTACCGCCTGGATTTCGACGCAGCGGCCGATTCCGTTCTTGCGCTCGCTGGCCGCGATCCTGGCTGCGATCGTGGTGCTGCGGATCGCTGACGATCCGCGCATTGTCGGCACCGCAGTCGGCACCACGCCGATCTTCAACTGGCTGTTGTGGGGCTATGGTATTCCGGCGCTCTCGTTCTGGGCCGGCAGCATCTTGCTGCGCCGCGGCGGCGATGACGCGCCGCTGCGGACGGTGGAGGCGGCGGCGATCCTGTTCACGGTGCTGCTGGCGTTCATGGAAATCCGCCACGCCGTCAATCAGGGCGACGTCTATCACCAGAGCGCCGGGCTCACCGAGGTCGCGCTGCAAGTCTGCGTAGCGCTCGCAATGGCGATCGGGCTGGAGCGCCTGCGCATCCGTACCGGCAGCGTCATTCACAATGCCGGCGCGATCCTGCTCACGGCGTTCGCGGGCCTTGCGGCGGTGTTCGGGCTGCTGATGCTGGAGAACCCCATTCTCTGGTATATCGACGTCGGCGGCGCCGTCATCAATCTGCTGCTGCTCGGCTACGCGCTGCCCGCCGTTCTCGCACTGCTGTTGTCATACGCTGTCGCAGGCCGGCGCCCGGTCAGTTACGCCAACACGATCGCAGCGGGAGCGCTCATTCTTGCGCTTGCCTATATGACGTTTGAAATCAGGAGAATTTATCACGGCCCGGTCATGTCGGTCGGCCCGACCACCGGCGCCGAACAATACACTTACTCGATCGCGTACCTGGCGTTCGGCGTGGTGCTGCTCGGCATCGGCATTCTCTTCAACTCGCAGCGTGCGCGGCTGGCCTCCGCCGTCGTCATCGCACTGACGATCCTGAAGGCCTTCCTGATCGACATGTCGACGCTCACGGGCGTCTACCGCGCGCTGTCGTTCATGTGCTTAGGCCTGGTGCTGGTGGCGATCGGCTGGCTGTACCAGCGGATCCTGTTCCGCAGGCAAGCGGCATCGCCGCCGCCTGCACCGGCTGCTTCCTCGGGAAGCTGA
- a CDS encoding methyl-accepting chemotaxis protein, with product MPALSIRAKVIAVIAFMLIAMSGIGLLAIRSMQVINAHTVEIASNWLPSVRVLGELRADINLFRVALRAHVMAETLEAKAANDKRLAGILERIAKDRKAYEPMITSPEERSIYENWARAWDKYITGVQEVIELSRQSIGRIPHEASEAISKKVAVIAAESDAFLEKSINLNNAGADTATRKAAEGYNFAFWTVLGIVAAVVICGIGVGMYLVRDLSSGIASVVMPMQALGRGDLSAAVTRRGEKTEIGAMADALQVFKDALIAKKAADEVAARDAEAKIERGRRVDSITRDFEAMIGEIVETVSSASTELEASAGTLTSTAERAQELATTVSAASEEASTNVQSVASATEEMASSVNEISRQVQESARMASDAVDQASRTNDRVGELSKAAARIGDVIELINNIAGQTNLLALNATIEAARAGEAGRGFAVVASEVKALAEQTAKATGEIGQQITGIQSATQDSVGAIQEISGTIGKLSEISSAIAAAVEEQGAATQEISRNVQQAAMGTQMVSANITDVQRGATETETASSHVLSAAQLLSGDSNRLKLEVAKFLESVRAA from the coding sequence ATGCCCGCACTTTCCATTCGCGCCAAGGTCATCGCCGTGATCGCATTCATGCTGATCGCGATGTCCGGCATCGGCCTGCTGGCGATCCGCAGCATGCAGGTGATCAACGCCCACACGGTGGAAATCGCCTCGAACTGGCTTCCGAGCGTCCGGGTGCTCGGTGAACTACGGGCGGATATCAACCTGTTCCGCGTTGCACTCCGTGCCCATGTGATGGCGGAAACGCTGGAGGCGAAGGCCGCCAACGACAAGCGACTGGCCGGCATCCTCGAAAGGATTGCAAAAGATCGCAAGGCTTACGAGCCGATGATTACCTCTCCCGAAGAGCGCTCGATCTACGAGAACTGGGCGCGCGCCTGGGACAAGTACATCACCGGCGTCCAGGAGGTCATCGAGTTGTCGCGCCAGAGCATCGGCCGGATTCCGCATGAGGCGAGCGAAGCCATCTCCAAGAAAGTTGCGGTCATCGCCGCCGAATCCGATGCGTTCCTGGAAAAATCCATCAATCTCAACAATGCGGGAGCGGACACCGCGACCCGGAAGGCTGCGGAAGGTTACAATTTCGCGTTCTGGACCGTCCTGGGCATTGTCGCTGCCGTCGTCATCTGCGGTATCGGCGTGGGGATGTATCTGGTCCGCGATCTCTCGAGCGGGATTGCCTCCGTCGTGATGCCGATGCAGGCGCTGGGAAGGGGCGACCTGTCCGCCGCAGTAACGCGCCGCGGTGAGAAGACCGAAATCGGCGCGATGGCGGATGCCCTGCAGGTATTCAAGGATGCGCTGATCGCCAAGAAGGCCGCCGACGAGGTCGCCGCCCGCGATGCCGAAGCCAAGATCGAGCGCGGCCGTCGCGTCGACAGCATCACGCGGGACTTCGAAGCCATGATCGGCGAGATCGTCGAAACCGTGTCGTCGGCCTCGACCGAACTCGAGGCTTCCGCAGGCACGCTGACTTCGACCGCGGAGCGCGCCCAGGAGCTTGCCACCACCGTCTCGGCAGCCTCGGAAGAGGCCTCCACCAACGTGCAGTCGGTCGCATCCGCCACCGAGGAAATGGCGTCCTCGGTCAACGAGATCAGCCGGCAGGTGCAGGAATCCGCGCGGATGGCAAGCGATGCTGTGGATCAGGCCTCAAGGACCAACGATCGGGTCGGCGAATTGTCGAAAGCCGCCGCCCGCATCGGCGACGTGATCGAGCTCATCAACAACATTGCGGGCCAGACCAACCTGCTTGCGCTCAACGCCACCATCGAGGCGGCACGCGCCGGTGAAGCCGGCCGTGGCTTTGCGGTCGTTGCGTCCGAAGTCAAGGCGCTGGCCGAACAGACCGCCAAGGCCACCGGCGAGATCGGTCAGCAGATCACCGGTATTCAGTCCGCAACCCAGGATTCGGTCGGCGCCATCCAGGAAATCTCGGGCACCATCGGAAAGCTTTCCGAAATTTCCTCGGCGATCGCGGCCGCCGTGGAAGAGCAGGGCGCGGCGACGCAGGAAATCTCCCGCAACGTGCAGCAGGCGGCGATGGGAACGCAGATGGTATCCGCCAACATCACCGACGTGCAGCGTGGCGCGACCGAGACCGAGACGGCCTCGTCACACGTGCTCTCCGCGGCGCAGTTGCTGTCGGGCGACAGCAACCGTCTCAAGCTCGAGGTCGCCAAATTCCTCGAATCGGTACGCGCCGCCTAG
- a CDS encoding DUF6894 family protein — translation MPLYFFRISHGSYAGASDQGSEFASREAAWTEMTKVCGNLLGSLSRSLKQNAEWQMELLDEAKRPVFRIRLVAESVG, via the coding sequence ATGCCGCTGTATTTTTTTCGGATCAGCCACGGCAGCTACGCAGGCGCGTCCGATCAGGGATCCGAATTCGCAAGCCGCGAGGCCGCCTGGACCGAGATGACCAAGGTCTGCGGTAACCTGCTCGGCAGCCTTTCGCGCAGCCTGAAACAGAACGCCGAATGGCAGATGGAGCTTCTGGACGAAGCCAAGCGGCCGGTTTTCCGGATTCGCCTTGTCGCCGAATCCGTCGGTTAG
- a CDS encoding MDR family oxidoreductase, protein MGTFKAIRIDKAEKGTTAALTQFDEAELMEGDVTVAVEWSTLNYKDGLAVTGKAPVVRRFPMIAGIDFAGTVEQSSHPEWKAGDKVVCNGWGMGETHLGAYAEKARVKGDWLVRLPDDISTRDAMAIGTAGYTAMLSVLALEKHGLTPASGPVVVTGAAGGVGSVATAVLSKLGYHVIASTGRISEADYLKGIGAAEVIDRAELAGPAKPLAKERWAGGVDSVGSTTLANLLSMTKYGGAIAACGLAAGMDLPSSVAPFILRGVCLLGIDSVMCPLPQRKLAWNRLASDLDKGKLADITQEITLDQVIGTGEQILAGQVRGRIVVKIL, encoded by the coding sequence GTGGGAACGTTCAAGGCCATCAGGATCGACAAGGCGGAGAAGGGCACCACCGCCGCACTGACGCAGTTCGACGAAGCCGAGCTGATGGAAGGCGACGTCACGGTTGCGGTCGAGTGGTCGACGCTGAACTACAAGGATGGCCTGGCCGTCACCGGCAAGGCCCCTGTGGTGCGGCGCTTCCCGATGATCGCCGGCATCGATTTCGCAGGCACCGTCGAACAATCCTCGCATCCGGAATGGAAGGCCGGCGACAAGGTCGTCTGCAACGGCTGGGGCATGGGTGAGACCCATCTCGGCGCCTATGCCGAGAAGGCGCGCGTCAAGGGCGACTGGCTGGTGCGGCTGCCCGACGACATTTCGACCCGCGACGCGATGGCGATCGGCACCGCCGGCTACACCGCGATGCTGTCGGTGCTGGCGCTGGAGAAGCATGGCCTGACGCCTGCGAGCGGCCCTGTCGTGGTGACGGGCGCTGCCGGCGGCGTCGGTTCGGTCGCCACCGCCGTGCTCTCGAAACTCGGCTACCACGTCATCGCATCCACCGGGCGCATCTCGGAGGCCGACTACCTCAAGGGGATCGGTGCCGCCGAGGTGATCGACCGTGCCGAACTCGCAGGGCCCGCCAAGCCGCTGGCGAAGGAGCGCTGGGCAGGCGGCGTCGACAGCGTCGGCTCGACTACGCTCGCCAACCTGCTTTCGATGACGAAATATGGCGGCGCCATCGCCGCCTGCGGGCTTGCCGCCGGCATGGACCTGCCGTCTTCGGTCGCGCCTTTCATTTTACGCGGGGTGTGCCTTCTGGGCATCGATTCCGTGATGTGTCCGCTGCCCCAGCGCAAGCTTGCCTGGAATCGCCTCGCCAGCGATTTGGATAAAGGAAAACTTGCTGATATTACTCAGGAAATCACCCTCGACCAGGTCATTGGAACCGGTGAGCAAATACTCGCCGGGCAGGTCCGCGGTCGAATCGTGGTAAAAATTCTCTAA
- a CDS encoding MFS transporter: MSATTGDLRPSSGLGTWRTPLVIIICGCLIALLSFGPRSSLGFFVQPMSREFTWGRDVFGLALALQNLLWGLGQPIAGAIADRFGILRVMIVGALLYAGGLLLMRYSTAPLSLDLGAGVLIGFGLSGCSFNLVLSAFSKLLPPEKRGFALGAGTAAGSFGQFLFAPFGVAMIDNFGWQAALTVFALLMLLIVPLSLAIATPPSTSSNEPVGDQQSFKTALAEAFGHRSYVLLVLGFFTCGFQLAFITVHLPAYLADRGVAAWTGGWVVAAIGLFNIIGSLSVGWLQNKYPKRYILSLIYFARALSIMAFISFPITTFSAIVFGAATGLTWLSTVPPTSALVALMFGTRWFATLYGFAFVSHQVGGFLGVWLGGVVFEQFGSYTPIWWLSIFFGVLSALINLPIVEQPVARPVAQPA, from the coding sequence ATGTCAGCAACGACCGGCGATCTTCGTCCATCCTCCGGCCTTGGCACCTGGCGGACGCCGCTCGTCATCATCATCTGCGGATGCTTGATCGCGCTGCTGAGCTTCGGGCCGCGCTCGAGCCTCGGATTTTTCGTCCAGCCGATGAGCCGTGAGTTCACCTGGGGCCGCGACGTCTTCGGCCTCGCGCTGGCACTGCAGAACCTGTTGTGGGGCCTGGGCCAGCCGATCGCGGGCGCCATCGCCGATCGCTTCGGCATCCTGCGTGTGATGATCGTCGGCGCGCTGCTCTATGCCGGCGGTCTGCTCCTGATGCGTTATTCCACGGCGCCGTTGTCGCTCGATCTCGGCGCCGGCGTCCTGATCGGCTTCGGTCTATCAGGCTGTTCGTTCAACCTGGTGCTGTCGGCGTTCAGCAAGCTCTTGCCGCCCGAGAAGCGCGGCTTTGCGCTCGGCGCCGGCACCGCGGCCGGCTCGTTCGGCCAATTCCTGTTCGCGCCGTTCGGCGTCGCGATGATCGACAATTTCGGCTGGCAGGCGGCGCTGACGGTGTTCGCGCTCCTGATGCTCTTGATCGTGCCGCTGTCGCTGGCGATCGCGACGCCGCCTTCGACGTCGTCGAACGAACCTGTCGGCGACCAGCAATCGTTCAAGACCGCGCTGGCGGAGGCGTTCGGCCATCGCTCCTATGTTCTATTGGTGCTCGGCTTCTTCACCTGCGGCTTCCAGCTCGCCTTCATCACCGTGCATCTGCCGGCCTATCTGGCCGATCGCGGGGTTGCGGCGTGGACCGGCGGCTGGGTGGTCGCGGCCATCGGTCTCTTCAACATCATCGGCTCGCTCAGTGTCGGCTGGCTGCAGAACAAATATCCGAAGCGCTATATTCTCTCGCTGATCTACTTCGCCCGCGCGCTGTCGATCATGGCGTTCATCTCGTTTCCGATCACCACCTTTTCGGCGATCGTATTCGGCGCCGCCACCGGCCTGACCTGGCTCTCGACGGTGCCGCCGACCTCGGCGCTGGTGGCGCTGATGTTCGGCACCCGCTGGTTTGCGACGCTGTATGGCTTTGCCTTCGTCAGCCATCAGGTCGGCGGTTTCCTCGGCGTCTGGCTCGGCGGCGTGGTGTTCGAGCAGTTCGGTTCCTATACGCCGATCTGGTGGCTCTCGATCTTCTTCGGTGTGCTGTCGGCGCTGATCAACCTGCCGATCGTCGAGCAGCCGGTCGCGCGCCCGGTTGCACAACCCGCCTGA